The Cyprinus carpio isolate SPL01 chromosome A3, ASM1834038v1, whole genome shotgun sequence genomic interval cacataacaaATACCGGTACCCCTCTCTTAAATAAAACACCTCCATTACATTCCTTGAGCTGGTGCGTGAAAGACCTGTGAGGTGGCAGACATGGTGGACTAATGAGTGAAATGCAGAAAGAGGAATACTGAAAAAAACCACTAGGTTTGTGAGCTAGGGATTCAATCATAAGTGCACTGAATTGTGGGGTAACTCATATCCATCATATTTAAAACctatcattttaaaaagaaaaagttatttggAGCACCAAATAAAACAGTGGTTGGAAAGCGGAACAAAACATCAGCTTCAAAAAATACATAACCATTATtaacaaacagaagaaaaacatgtTGGTGCCCcatcttcaaaaaaacaaaacaagcatacTTCTACAAGAACTTTGCTTGTGTTGCCAAACAATTAACTGATAAACTAGTCCTCCTCGTTATGTAACATCAGTCAGTTTTATTATCTGAACGAACAGCGAACTCAAACCCATCAGCTGTGGCGAAACAGCTACGGGCAGCATTCCGaaacaggacaaaaataaatagtcCATTTTCACCTTTAACCCCTCGTCAGGTGCAGGTAGGGGCAGCGCACAAATGCCTGGTGAACAAGAACCGCGTGCGAGGCCAGCTGGGTCCATGCGGAAACATTCAAAATGGCTTCATTGTTCCTGAAAATACCACATTTGTTTTGAACCGaagaagcaaaaacaaacaccaaagcAAAAATGGAGGGAGCAGGAAAGGGAGAGGAACAACGCTACTAGGAAGAACAGGAGAGGTacagacagaagaaaagaaagcaaacattcttcagagtGCAGTTATTTGGTCCCCTGTACCTCCTGAAATAATCTGTGAAACTAAGAGACTCTTTGGCTCATTTACGGAAAAGAAAATGGCACCTGGTGCTCTCTATGTCCTCCtacatttaatgtataaacaGGGGGCGTCCTAATAACTCTTCTACAACAAGCCAACAGAAGAGCACTGCACCCTTTTCGGTGATGGGAGGAATTTAGACATCCTCATACACGTTGCCTAAAATGCCTTAAAACCTGGCAAGAGAATTCATAGAGGGAGGAAAAACTAAAAGCAGAAGTGCAGGGGAGAAGAGAAGCCAAGGAAAGAGTGTGTGAGAGGTGGCGCAGATGTGTGACAGCGGGGTGAGCCCCCTCCTGTGGTGGCTCAGACCCCCGGCTCATGGCTCAGTTCACAGCATTTCTGGCAGTCTGTGGGCTCAGCCTGCCTCGGCTCTGGCTCAATCTGAGTCTGAACCCGATGAATCGTCAGAGCTGGAAGCGCTGCTGCTGCTTTCTGACTTATTCTCTTTATCCTCAACCTCTTCATCCTCTATGtcttcattctggaagtgaatttGGAAAgattgtttttcattaatttcactcGAAGTCTGATAAGGTTTGTCAGTTGTCGCTAAAAATGAAATCCCCTATCGAGAAAACGAACAGGATTTTTCTGGAACCCGACAGCTGCACTCCATATCGCTAATCAAAATCAATATCGCAAAATCAAAGGCTGATCCTATATCAGCAAGacagttttaaaatatgtgtGGAAAAAATGAACAGCATGCTATAAATCTTacatcatcatcgtcgtcatcatcacTGTCATCAGAGGATGATCCGTCATCAGATTCCTTAtcttcgtcatcatcatcatcgtcatcatcatcatcatcgtcatcgtcatcatcatcttcctcatcctTCGGACAAGGTCACAATTGATACAGAACAATCAATCAGTGCATTGTGCTAACAAAGAGCATAGAGACTAATAAATGCTAAATGATTTAAGACTATGTATGATCAAACTCACCGATTGTTTGGCCTTGGGTTTCACTTTAGCAGGAGTGGCACCTGGTTTTGATGTGCTCCTCCGTTTCTGcagaaaagtttaagaaaaaaaaaaaacattaaacaggcaGAACGGCAGGCAGAAAGTGTtacaaaaaacattgaaaataaataatattgaattatttcatgtttttaaatgattaaatatcaccattttaaatttaaaaaaaaaattgatttgagaaatatttaaaatatttagttatgGTGTATTTTGATTACACTTCAATACTGAGTAGACCCAAATTTATGACTCACCAGagaattatattctttatatacaGCTTTCTCTTGTGATGATAAACcctgtgaagtaaaaaaaatatgtattaatttattactgttgTAATATATTAGATATTAAGATATTTGCGCAAGTATTGAATAGATTGAATAGATTGAATAGCAGTAAAGATCCGTACCGCAAGCCACTGCTCAAGCAGCACTTTGTACTGCCTCTGTTTCTCTTCTGCCAGTCTTTTGTAACGGTCCTTCTCTTTCTGAGGGAGCCGCTGCCAGCGGCCTCCGATTTCACCCATGCGCTCTTTCATGGGCAGATGATTCAGCTCGCCGTTTGAGAGCATCTCCTGAGAGAACTTCTGATAACCGTTCCTGAAGTCACAGATGAAGAGAGCGTGAATAGAAAGAGTGAGAGGCTAAGACAAGCGAGCTGCCTCAAACACACCAACAGCCTTTTCCTTGTAGAGGTGTAATAATTGTAgataaaccaacacacacacacacacacacacacacacacacacacacacacacacacacaagaacagacTTACGAGGGCGGTTTCTTAGGTTCCCCATCAAATTTCATTTTCTTCCCAGGGGTGATGACTGGGGCTGGCGATCGCATCTCAATCAGCTCTCTCTGCACAAGACAGAAAAACAGCATGAAGTCTTCCACACAGGAAATCAGGAAGAGAAAAACAAACCCGCAGGCAGTAGACATATGATCAGCTACTTTACTACTTAATGCCACAAAATGTTTGGATTTGTCTAGACTCACTTCATATCTCTTCTGGTCCTCTGCTGCCTTCTTGATCCACATGatcttctctttcttctccatGGTGTTCCAGGTGGCCTCCATGGCTTTTTGAGCTTTTGCTCGATCATTCTGAGAAAGCATAGAAGAAGAAGAGatcagtgaaaaacagtaaattatCATCAAATAAGACTGGTCATAGGGGTTGAAGACGTAGGCAAATTTTTCACTGACTTACTTGCAATTATGATTCCATACCTTGAATCGGGCAAGATAGTCGCCAATGACACTTTGTTGCCAGATATCCTGAGCTGTTTTGGGTGTTTCTGGTAGTTTCCCTTTGTCGTCTTTGCTCTGTTTTTCAGACTCTGCCTTCAGCGCAATCTCCAGGTTTTTATACTTCTCCTACAAAAAAGATTAcatgttaaagttaaaaaacaatttagatgGCTAATAAAGTAATAGAAGGATCTTAACGTTTCTGGGGCACTAAAGCATCATGATCACCTTCTTCTTGTCAGAAAGCTCGCTCCACATGCGGGCCAGCTGTCTGGTGAGCTCCATGTCAGAAAGATCAGGCCTTTCCTGTTGAAGTTTTGGGCGCTTCTCCTCAGAGAAAATAAACATTGCAGACACAGGAGGCTTGGGCTTCTCTGTACTGGACTGTTAggataacaaaaaaaatggaaGGGACATAAAGATGTGAATTTGTATTTACTGTAAGCTCATTTGAATACCGATCCTTTACATTACTCAAAAATGACTGACGGGTAAACTGACCTTTGCTTTTGAGTTCTTCTTTTTGGAAGCAGGACTAACGCCTCCACCTCCCCTTTTAAAGCTGCCCATCTTCTGTTCTGACAGTATTCTCTGCTGTTCCTCCTCTGAGATACTCTGGGATGCACAGACaacatgtttaaaatgcaaaCCGAACAGAAAATGGTGCAAACAACACAGAAAGCTGAGTGCCTGTTGTCAAAAAGGTATACTTACTAATAAGTAGCGATTCATCTCAATTTCAtagtctttctttttctgtgtagaaaagaagtaaaataaaatgtatgcatgttATTATTAATGGGTGGTTGAATTGTTTACAAAGAGAAGGaagcatgcaaaataaaagcaatcTGCATAAATGTGTTACAAACCTGCTCACAGCGCTTTTGGAAGACATCTTTCTCGCTCTGTGTGAGGAGTTTCCAGCGCTGGCTGCACATGACCATGCGCTCTGTACTGGGAACGTCTTTCATACTGGACATCAGCTCAGCACAGAACATAGAGTAACCATTactgaaagaaagacaaaaaaacctTCACTTTAAACTTACCGTACAGAAACTATcgttactaaaactattaaaaaccacTTTCGGCAACTGAAATAAATCgaataaaacaaactgaagttaaagtacaatatttaaaatttgaagtactaaaattactaaaactgaaataaaattaaatcttaataaaaaataaataaaaatgacaaaagcacaaaaatattaaaataaatcaatataaataaataaattatactttactAATACTGAcaagaaagatagatagaaaacaaacatgaacatttcCAGCTCATATTCCACCccgcataaagaaaacaaaacttattAGGAGTTAAACTTACGAAGGCGGTTTGTCTGGCCGCCCATCAAACTTGTCCTTGAGCTGTCTCTCTGCTTTAGTCAGAGTGGATTTGACGATGTTCTCCTCCGTGATGTTCATCTCTGGGTGCTGCTGGACAAACTCGCGCATCTTTTTCTAAACAAGGATTGGAAAGATCAAACGTTACAAAGAAGTCCACTACTGCTGGCAAATATGTCATATAAAATGCAAACGACTTACCTCATACAATTTCTTCTGCTCCAAAGACTTTGTGATCCACTTTATCCTCTTCTTGTCTGCGAGCTGTGGCCACTGCTTGCCAAGATTGTCCTTGATGTCTTTGGTAGTCGCTGAGAggtaaaaacaaaagtgttttatgGCACTGATGTGCATCAAGAAGCCAGCGTCAAATTCtttatgagtgtgagtgtgtgtagagCATACATCTGGGTGTGCTTTGAGAAAGGCCTTCTTCTCATGGCTGTACCACAGTTGCTGGGGCGTCTTGGGCTTCTCTGGAACATTGGACTTCTTGTTAACGTTCTCAAGAAGGTCGGGATGATCTTGCCTATTAAGAAACACAAACTCTTTGAGAAAAGGCAAgatctaaaaatgtaaatgtgatggTAAAGTGTCAGTAAATCACTTACTTGAACTTCATCATGCTGAGCATGAACGTCTCTTTTTCTCTGAGAAAGTCTTTCACATATTTATCCTGTTCACAAAAGGTTCAGTCATAACAAACAGGTCAGTCAAAACAATGCCTGATTTGTTGACCGATCTAGAAAGGTACCACTCAAAACAATAGGTGATCCAGACCAAACagaatatattttcttcttttcaaaAGGACAAAAGAGCAGCCACAGATTTCAAATCCACTGAACACCAGATGAATCCTAAACCTTTATTTAGTTAACATACCATTACAGTATCTCCATAATTTCAATATCCCATTTGTCTAAAAATCCACATAAATTCCTCTTTTATGGTGGTTCTTGAAAAATTTTACAGACTATGATTTAGTgatgttttgtttgaattttattgcACTCACTTTTTTACGCTCCGGGAGCTCCTTGTATTTTTTGGACAGGATTTTTGTGAGATCTAGGTTGCTCATCTCTGGATGTAATTTAGCATACTTAGCACGTTTCTCCATAAAGAAACGGAAATACGGTGTCAACGGCTTTTTGGGGAAGTCTGGGTGCTTCTGCAGAGAggacacaaatacacaaaagttAGTATTTGCTACCGTGACAGGAAAAACGCTGCAATTCTTAATCCAAGTTTTCAGCACTGAGCGATTAAGATCATCTACCTTCAGCTTCTTTCCTTTGTATGGATTTTTGACGTAGTCCTGCGCATCCACGATCAGCTCAGTAAGGGTGCGGAATTTGCGAATCTGATTGAAAAACGGGAATTTTAATGTGACAACTGCATAATCATTGTCCTATAGCTTGTcacatacaaaattttttttttttttaaacatatttcaaatactAGTATCTATTGATCAACAACTAACACATTTTTGATGCATGTTTTTCTAGTCATCACAACATACAGTTGAAACCCACTGCTTACTGACTAGCGTACCTCACGTGACACTTCATGCCATTTCTGTTTGCACATCTCCCCAGAGTATGAGTTGAAAGCCACTTTCTCCCAGTCCAAATGGGACTCGGACGTCTTGTACTTGGCCAGATCTTTTTCTGGCAGGTTCACCTTCATGGCATCCAACAGCTTCAACAAGTCATCCTGCTCCCAAACTGTAATAAAACACAAGGCAAAAAGAATCTCTGAGAACCAGTAAACACATCTTCATGCAAACAAGAAAAGCTTACACATTTGTACTGCACACAAAGGTTCACGTGCAGTGGGAGACATGGTTCATGCTGAGAGCAATTTGTTTTGCAAGGCAGTTATTGTCATGAGTATGAACCTACTTATTCAAAGCATCTTACTTTGAATGCAAGGTATACATTTGATCAGACAATgaattccctgggaatcaaaccaatgctctactgtttgaacCATCAATTCAACAGACATTTAGAATCCAAAATTCTCTATAGCCATTACGGTTTGtggcaaaaaaatatgtttactaaTATTCATAAacaattgagaaccgctgatctaAACGATTCATGTTTCTTACCGGGTTCTTTAGCAGAGGAGTCCATTTCTCCATTCATTGTCGGGAATCACTCTAGAGAAAATGAAATG includes:
- the LOC109051211 gene encoding nucleolar transcription factor 1 isoform X1, yielding MNGEMDSSAKEPVWEQDDLLKLLDAMKVNLPEKDLAKYKTSESHLDWEKVAFNSYSGEMCKQKWHEVSREIRKFRTLTELIVDAQDYVKNPYKGKKLKKHPDFPKKPLTPYFRFFMEKRAKYAKLHPEMSNLDLTKILSKKYKELPERKKDKYVKDFLREKETFMLSMMKFKQDHPDLLENVNKKSNVPEKPKTPQQLWYSHEKKAFLKAHPDATTKDIKDNLGKQWPQLADKKRIKWITKSLEQKKLYEKKMREFVQQHPEMNITEENIVKSTLTKAERQLKDKFDGRPDKPPSNGYSMFCAELMSSMKDVPSTERMVMCSQRWKLLTQSEKDVFQKRCEQKKKDYEIEMNRYLLSISEEEQQRILSEQKMGSFKRGGGGVSPASKKKNSKAKSSTEKPKPPVSAMFIFSEEKRPKLQQERPDLSDMELTRQLARMWSELSDKKKEKYKNLEIALKAESEKQSKDDKGKLPETPKTAQDIWQQSVIGDYLARFKNDRAKAQKAMEATWNTMEKKEKIMWIKKAAEDQKRYERELIEMRSPAPVITPGKKMKFDGEPKKPPSNGYQKFSQEMLSNGELNHLPMKERMGEIGGRWQRLPQKEKDRYKRLAEEKQRQYKVLLEQWLAGLSSQEKAVYKEYNSLKRRSTSKPGATPAKVKPKAKQSDEEDDDDDDDDDDDDDDDDDEDKESDDGSSSDDSDDDDDDDNEDIEDEEVEDKENKSESSSSASSSDDSSGSDSD
- the LOC109051211 gene encoding nucleolar transcription factor 1 isoform X2, coding for MNGEMDSSAKEPVWEQDDLLKLLDAMKVNLPEKDLAKYKTSESHLDWEKVAFNSYSGEMCKQKWHEVSREIRKFRTLTELIVDAQDYVKNPYKGKKLKKHPDFPKKPLTPYFRFFMEKRAKYAKLHPEMSNLDLTKILSKKYKELPERKKDKYVKDFLREKETFMLSMMKFKQDHPDLLENVNKKSNVPEKPKTPQQLWYSHEKKAFLKAHPDATTKDIKDNLGKQWPQLADKKRIKWITKSLEQKKLYEKKMREFVQQHPEMNITEENIVKSTLTKAERQLKDKFDGRPDKPPSNGYSMFCAELMSSMKDVPSTERMVMCSQRWKLLTQSEKDVFQKRCEQKKKDYEIEMNRYLLSISEEEQQRILSEQKMGSFKRGGGGVSPASKKKNSKAKSSTEKPKPPVSAMFIFSEEKRPKLQQERPDLSDMELTRQLARMWSELSDKKKEKYKNLEIALKAESEKQSKDDKGKLPETPKTAQDIWQQSVIGDYLARFKNDRAKAQKAMEATWNTMEKKEKIMWIKKAAEDQKRYERELIEMRSPAPVITPGKKMKFDGEPKKPPSNGYQKFSQEMLSNGELNHLPMKERMGEIGGRWQRLPQKEKDRYKRLAEEKQRQYKVLLEQWLAGLSSQEKAVYKEYNSLKRRSTSKPGATPAKVKPKAKQSDDDDDDDDDDDEDKESDDGSSSDDSDDDDDDDNEDIEDEEVEDKENKSESSSSASSSDDSSGSDSD